Proteins found in one Pelobacter seleniigenes DSM 18267 genomic segment:
- a CDS encoding SDR family NAD(P)-dependent oxidoreductase has product MSKIKTALIVGASRGLGFAIAEELLNRNWNVIGTVREGNRTELHSLAEKWDGKLQVKYLDMTIPSQIERLKSNLIGESLDLLFVSAGVANEKGMQETIGEISTEEFVRVMVTNTLSPMRVLEQLTENVRQGGVVGVMSSGQGSIADNENGGNDVYRASKAALNMIMRSFAVRKGKNHALLLLAPGWIKTDMGGKEAKFTVEEVIGDIVDTIVSQEGKTGLQYLDRFGKPVRW; this is encoded by the coding sequence ATGTCGAAAATCAAGACGGCTCTCATTGTCGGGGCTTCAAGAGGCCTTGGATTCGCTATTGCAGAAGAACTATTAAATCGAAATTGGAACGTCATTGGAACTGTCCGAGAGGGCAACAGAACTGAGCTCCATAGTCTGGCTGAAAAGTGGGATGGTAAACTTCAGGTCAAATATCTCGATATGACAATCCCATCTCAAATTGAACGCCTTAAATCCAATTTAATTGGAGAATCATTGGACCTCCTTTTTGTGAGTGCGGGTGTCGCCAACGAAAAGGGCATGCAAGAAACCATCGGTGAGATTTCAACGGAAGAGTTTGTTCGCGTCATGGTGACGAATACGCTTTCCCCAATGCGGGTGCTTGAACAACTCACCGAGAATGTTCGGCAGGGTGGCGTTGTTGGTGTTATGTCATCGGGACAAGGGAGCATTGCCGACAACGAAAATGGTGGTAACGACGTTTATCGAGCAAGTAAAGCAGCACTGAACATGATTATGAGAAGTTTTGCTGTGCGAAAGGGAAAAAATCACGCACTTCTACTGTTAGCCCCTGGCTGGATTAAAACAGACATGGGCGGCAAAGAAGCTAAATTTACCGTTGAAGAAGTGATTGGCGATATTGTTGATACTATTGTTTCTCAAGAAGGGAAAACGGGCCTTCAATACCTGGATCGTTTTGGTAAGCCTGTGAGGTGGTAA
- a CDS encoding class I SAM-dependent methyltransferase has protein sequence MNLAQNFGHPAAERALLMTKNDSKQRSIESFSKVGDAYVKSETHAKGDDLARLIAIANPQKSWEALDVATGGGHTALALSAYVKKVVATDITPNMLASAEQFVRNQKNVTNIEFKHADAEDLPFEDKTFDLVTCRIAPHHFPECQKFVNEAYRVLRPSGLFVMQDQVLPKNRAAGRLIDDFEQLRDPAHNRAYSEDEWCEMFRSAGFIIEHTECLTKRHEFDKWARRVVDSDAVVQNLIQMVKKAPVEMIDWLAPLPDVASFHLPGSSFINHHLIIAGRK, from the coding sequence ATGAACCTGGCACAGAACTTTGGGCACCCCGCTGCAGAAAGGGCACTTCTGATGACAAAAAACGACTCTAAACAACGCTCTATTGAATCGTTCAGCAAAGTTGGCGATGCTTATGTAAAAAGTGAAACCCATGCCAAAGGGGATGATCTTGCTCGCTTAATCGCCATAGCAAATCCTCAAAAATCCTGGGAGGCCCTTGATGTTGCAACAGGAGGGGGACATACTGCTTTGGCTCTCTCTGCATATGTAAAGAAGGTTGTCGCTACGGATATCACTCCAAATATGCTTGCATCCGCAGAACAATTTGTACGCAATCAAAAAAATGTGACTAACATTGAATTTAAACATGCGGATGCCGAAGATCTTCCTTTTGAAGATAAGACTTTTGACCTTGTCACCTGCCGGATAGCTCCTCATCATTTTCCCGAATGCCAAAAATTTGTGAATGAAGCCTATCGGGTGCTCAGACCGAGTGGCCTTTTTGTCATGCAGGATCAGGTATTACCGAAAAATAGAGCTGCAGGACGACTTATAGATGACTTTGAACAACTTCGGGATCCAGCGCACAACAGGGCGTACTCAGAGGATGAATGGTGTGAAATGTTCAGATCGGCAGGATTTATAATTGAACATACTGAATGCTTAACCAAGCGGCACGAATTCGATAAATGGGCAAGGAGGGTGGTAGATTCTGACGCAGTTGTACAGAATTTGATTCAGATGGTAAAAAAGGCTCCAGTTGAAATGATAGATTGGCTGGCCCCACTTCCTGATGTCGCATCATTCCATCTTCCAGGCTCAAGTTTCATAAATCACCACCTGATTATCGCTGGAAGAAAATAA
- a CDS encoding Fic family protein, protein MTATAIYSSISQMEPLFPSVNDSSLTDLAIEVIRRSAALSTSLHPLTRGAVVELVRAMNSHYSNLIEGHNTHPVDIERALEKDYSQDPAMRAMQMESAAHIEVQRLIEEKLQKNPDDDICDPAFLSWIHSEFYARLPAEFCQVKTPDGKTKQVFPGELRKDEVTVGRHIAPTYEALANFLGRFQTGYSPTRLNAVNKVIAAAASHHRLTWIHPFLDGNGRVTRLFTHAYLIKAQIDGHGLWTVSRGFSRNRTDYLFALQGADEHRQGDMDGRGNLSNRGLVRFCTFFLETALDQIDFMAMLLDLDGLQKRIAGYVERQVSYGELVPEASYLLREALLRGEVPRGEAARITGRPERTARRILKKLLDNKLLQADTEKGPVRLSFPASVAGYYFPRLYPEGVEISMG, encoded by the coding sequence ATGACAGCAACAGCTATATACAGCAGCATATCCCAGATGGAACCATTATTCCCCTCAGTCAATGACTCCAGCCTGACCGATCTTGCCATCGAAGTTATTCGGCGATCAGCGGCTCTGAGCACATCCCTGCACCCTCTGACAAGAGGAGCTGTCGTTGAATTGGTTCGCGCAATGAACAGTCACTACTCCAACCTGATTGAAGGCCACAATACTCATCCTGTCGACATAGAACGGGCTCTGGAAAAAGATTACTCACAAGACCCTGCGATGCGGGCGATGCAGATGGAGAGCGCTGCCCATATCGAGGTGCAGAGACTCATCGAAGAAAAATTACAGAAAAACCCTGATGATGATATTTGCGACCCAGCGTTTCTCAGCTGGATTCATAGCGAATTTTACGCCCGACTCCCCGCAGAGTTCTGCCAGGTCAAAACCCCGGACGGCAAGACCAAGCAGGTTTTCCCCGGTGAGTTGCGGAAAGACGAAGTGACTGTTGGCCGCCACATAGCGCCGACCTATGAAGCTCTAGCGAATTTCCTTGGTCGTTTTCAAACAGGCTACAGCCCAACCAGGCTGAATGCAGTCAACAAAGTGATTGCAGCAGCGGCTTCTCACCATCGCCTCACCTGGATTCACCCGTTCCTGGATGGTAATGGCCGCGTCACTCGCCTCTTTACTCACGCTTATTTGATCAAGGCCCAGATTGACGGGCATGGCTTATGGACTGTCTCGCGCGGATTTTCACGAAATCGGACTGACTACCTATTTGCCTTGCAAGGAGCTGATGAACACAGGCAAGGCGACATGGATGGTCGCGGCAACCTGTCGAACCGTGGCTTGGTCAGATTCTGTACTTTCTTCCTGGAAACCGCTCTGGACCAGATCGACTTTATGGCTATGCTTTTAGACCTTGATGGCCTCCAGAAAAGGATTGCCGGATACGTGGAGCGCCAGGTTAGCTATGGAGAACTGGTGCCAGAAGCGAGCTATTTGCTCCGCGAAGCTTTATTACGGGGCGAAGTTCCCCGAGGAGAAGCTGCACGCATAACAGGACGTCCAGAACGGACAGCACGCCGCATCCTCAAAAAGCTGCTGGACAACAAGCTGCTTCAAGCCGACACCGAAAAGGGGCCGGTAAGACTTTCCTTCCCGGCAAGTGTCGCTGGATATTATTTCCCCCGGCTCTACCCCGAGGGCGTTGAAATCTCAATGGGATGA
- a CDS encoding acetylornithine transaminase, which translates to MIVQQSNFNSLLAITNRPPVVMVEGHGSWLIDSDGKRYLDFIQGWAVNCLGHTPSLLVEAVNRQAARLFNPSPAFYNDQAIRLANLLTEHSCLDRVFFTNCGAEANEGAIKLARKWGSLYKHGAYEIITMDNSFHGRTLATMSASGKPKWKELFEPKVPGFIQVPFNDLAAVAAAVSEHTVAIMVEPIQGEAGVIPATKEFLHGLRQLADKENLLLILDEVQTGMGRTGTLFAYQQAEAEPDIMTLGKGIGGGVPLAAVLAKEMISCFEPGDQGGTYNGNPLMTAVGVSVMEAMLESSFFRKVQENGEFLRKQLEELSRHHGLGVVRGSGMLLALLLPTPIASTIAEQAFEQGLIINAPRPDVLRFMPALNVSREEIETCITILGEVLTRCK; encoded by the coding sequence ATCATCGTGCAGCAGAGCAACTTTAATTCCCTTTTAGCGATCACCAACAGGCCTCCCGTTGTCATGGTTGAAGGTCATGGTTCCTGGCTTATCGATAGTGACGGCAAACGTTACCTCGACTTTATTCAGGGCTGGGCCGTTAACTGCCTGGGGCACACTCCTTCCCTGCTGGTGGAAGCCGTGAACAGGCAGGCAGCACGCCTGTTCAACCCAAGCCCGGCTTTTTACAACGACCAGGCAATTCGCCTGGCGAATCTGCTGACAGAACATAGCTGTCTGGACAGGGTCTTCTTCACAAACTGCGGAGCAGAAGCCAACGAAGGCGCCATCAAGCTGGCTCGCAAGTGGGGCAGCCTTTATAAGCATGGCGCCTATGAAATCATCACCATGGACAACAGTTTCCATGGCCGTACTCTGGCGACCATGTCAGCCTCGGGAAAACCCAAGTGGAAAGAATTATTTGAACCGAAAGTCCCTGGATTTATCCAGGTTCCCTTTAACGACCTGGCAGCAGTTGCCGCAGCAGTCTCGGAACACACCGTAGCCATCATGGTGGAGCCGATTCAGGGCGAGGCCGGGGTTATACCGGCAACGAAGGAGTTTCTGCACGGTCTCAGGCAACTTGCTGATAAGGAAAATCTTCTTCTTATCCTCGATGAAGTCCAGACCGGCATGGGCCGTACCGGAACTCTTTTCGCCTATCAACAGGCTGAGGCTGAGCCGGATATTATGACGCTTGGCAAAGGTATTGGCGGCGGCGTTCCCCTGGCTGCCGTACTGGCAAAGGAGATGATCTCCTGCTTTGAGCCAGGGGATCAGGGAGGCACGTATAACGGGAATCCCCTTATGACGGCAGTAGGTGTCTCGGTTATGGAGGCAATGCTTGAATCCAGCTTTTTCAGAAAAGTCCAGGAGAACGGGGAGTTTCTAAGAAAGCAACTTGAGGAACTGTCCCGGCACCACGGACTAGGGGTGGTACGTGGCAGCGGAATGCTCCTCGCGCTTCTGCTGCCGACACCAATCGCATCCACCATAGCAGAGCAGGCTTTTGAACAGGGACTGATCATCAACGCACCACGCCCTGATGTGCTTCGCTTTATGCCTGCGCTGAACGTCAGCCGGGAGGAAATTGAAACCTGTATTACGATTCTTGGTGAGGTTCTTACCCGGTGTAAATGA
- a CDS encoding aldo/keto reductase, which translates to MKQRNLGNIGTVVSAVGIGGMSFSDFYGPTNTEKSHAILCKALDLGIDHIDTSNVYGQGVSEERIGSFLKDQGHHKNDFFKIATKAAITRDKDGRRHFDNSFSHLQAELDKSLKRLGIEQIELFYIHRRDPNCPIEKVTQTLAEFVKSGKIKQFGFSEIAPASLQLAAAIHPVGAVQSEYSLSTRSPEMGLVQRTRDLGTSLVAFSPIGRSLLTDDPHSFEKCQSIDFLKNNPRFLKPNYDHNIAATDRFRLLAKEMGHKTASLAIAWLLHQGEHILPIPGTRSVSHLEELAAGADISLSESDLQAIENCLPIGWAHGDRYSVAQWVGPERYC; encoded by the coding sequence ATGAAACAGCGAAATCTAGGGAATATCGGGACGGTTGTTTCCGCGGTCGGAATAGGCGGCATGTCATTTTCCGACTTCTACGGGCCAACGAATACGGAAAAATCACATGCCATATTGTGCAAGGCGTTGGACCTCGGCATTGATCATATTGACACCTCAAACGTGTACGGCCAGGGTGTGTCGGAGGAACGGATCGGTTCATTTCTTAAAGACCAGGGCCATCACAAAAATGATTTTTTCAAGATCGCGACAAAGGCTGCAATAACACGCGATAAGGATGGCCGCAGACATTTTGACAACAGCTTCAGCCACCTGCAAGCGGAACTGGATAAATCCCTGAAGCGTCTGGGCATTGAGCAGATTGAACTCTTTTATATCCATCGGCGCGATCCCAATTGCCCCATTGAAAAGGTCACGCAGACACTGGCCGAATTCGTCAAATCCGGCAAGATCAAACAATTCGGCTTCTCCGAAATCGCTCCAGCCTCACTCCAGTTGGCGGCAGCCATTCATCCTGTCGGTGCTGTGCAATCTGAATATTCACTCTCGACGCGATCGCCGGAAATGGGGCTTGTGCAAAGAACCAGAGATCTTGGCACCTCACTGGTGGCGTTCAGCCCGATCGGGCGCAGCCTGCTGACAGATGATCCGCATTCATTTGAAAAATGCCAATCGATCGATTTTCTCAAAAACAATCCAAGGTTTCTGAAGCCCAATTATGACCATAATATCGCCGCGACGGACCGCTTCCGCTTACTCGCCAAGGAGATGGGGCACAAGACCGCTTCTCTTGCCATTGCCTGGCTCTTGCACCAGGGGGAGCACATTTTGCCTATTCCCGGCACCCGATCCGTTTCTCATTTGGAGGAACTAGCCGCAGGTGCAGATATTTCGCTGAGTGAGAGCGATTTGCAGGCGATAGAGAATTGCCTGCCGATAGGGTGGGCGCATGGCGACCGGTATTCTGTGGCGCAATGGGTGGGGCCGGAACGATACTGCTGA
- the ovoA gene encoding 5-histidylcysteine sulfoxide synthase, with the protein MDLRKTRTIVLNEGSAEDKREQIRDYFHKSFSIDEQLYDTLAHDNAFYLRAEQLRHPLIFYLGHTAVFYINKLVVAKIIDERINPHYEAMFAIGVDEMSWDDLNDENYDWPSVAEVKAYRDQVRARVDQVIETLPLSLPIAWDNPFWAIMMGIEHSRIHLETSSVIIRRLPLDQVRPLPLWEICEETGPAPDNELLPVAGGNVILGKKKDHALYGWDNEYGRHQFHVDDFQAGKYLVSNQEFMQFVEAGGYQNEGWWTAEGQRWLEFSKAEQPLFWVKDGPGYRLRTMAREIPMPWDWPVEVNYLEAKAFCNWKASESGLPIRLPTEDEWYRLHDLHEIPDQPYWEHAPGNINLEFWASSCPVNRFPFGDFFDLIGNVWQWTETPISGFTGFEVHPWYDDFSTPTFDTQHNLIKGGSWISTGNEATRDSRYAFRRHFFQHAGFRYVAAEQELETIEAMYETDDSVAQYCDAHFGPDKFSVPNFPAQLVKISLQAMADRPKQRALDLGCAVGRASFELAKHFDFVTGIDFSARFIRIAHQLQEKGVTHYQLPEEGEIVSFHEVRLSDLGLAGLAGKIEFSQGDAHNLKPQFTDYDLVLAANLLDRLYDPAQFLLGIHERMRPGGLLVIASPYTWLEEFTKKENWIGGIRIAGEPFSTLDGLKEKLGSHFRLVKEPRDIEFVIRETARKFQHTISQVTIWEKLP; encoded by the coding sequence ATGGACCTGCGTAAAACTCGTACCATTGTCCTCAATGAAGGATCAGCGGAAGATAAACGTGAACAAATCCGTGATTATTTTCATAAATCCTTCTCTATCGATGAACAGCTCTACGACACTCTGGCTCATGATAATGCCTTCTATCTGCGCGCAGAACAGTTGCGCCACCCGCTGATATTCTATTTGGGGCATACGGCTGTTTTTTACATCAACAAGCTGGTTGTCGCCAAAATCATTGATGAACGCATCAATCCTCATTACGAGGCGATGTTTGCCATCGGTGTTGACGAGATGTCGTGGGACGACTTGAATGATGAGAATTATGATTGGCCAAGTGTTGCCGAAGTCAAGGCCTACCGCGACCAGGTGCGCGCCCGCGTTGATCAGGTGATCGAGACTCTTCCGCTTTCACTGCCTATCGCTTGGGACAACCCCTTTTGGGCAATCATGATGGGGATTGAGCATTCGCGTATTCACCTGGAAACGTCTTCCGTGATTATTCGTCGTTTACCGCTCGACCAAGTGCGTCCGTTGCCTCTCTGGGAGATTTGCGAAGAAACAGGACCGGCTCCAGATAATGAACTTCTGCCGGTTGCTGGTGGCAACGTCATTCTTGGTAAAAAGAAAGACCATGCACTTTACGGTTGGGATAATGAGTATGGTCGTCACCAGTTTCATGTGGATGATTTTCAGGCCGGAAAATACCTGGTTTCCAATCAGGAATTTATGCAGTTTGTTGAGGCGGGCGGTTACCAAAATGAGGGCTGGTGGACTGCTGAGGGTCAGCGTTGGCTTGAGTTCAGCAAGGCGGAACAACCACTTTTCTGGGTCAAGGATGGCCCCGGTTATCGCTTGCGGACCATGGCCCGGGAAATCCCCATGCCCTGGGATTGGCCGGTTGAAGTGAACTATCTCGAAGCCAAGGCTTTCTGCAACTGGAAAGCCAGTGAATCTGGTCTACCGATCCGTTTGCCCACCGAGGACGAATGGTACCGATTGCACGACCTGCATGAAATCCCTGATCAGCCTTACTGGGAACACGCGCCAGGGAATATTAACCTCGAATTCTGGGCCTCTTCCTGTCCGGTGAACCGTTTTCCTTTTGGTGATTTTTTTGATCTGATCGGTAATGTCTGGCAGTGGACCGAAACACCGATCAGCGGTTTCACCGGGTTCGAAGTGCACCCCTGGTACGACGATTTCTCCACGCCTACCTTTGACACTCAGCACAATCTCATCAAGGGTGGCTCGTGGATTTCCACCGGCAACGAGGCTACCCGGGATTCACGTTACGCATTTCGCAGGCACTTCTTTCAGCATGCCGGTTTCCGCTATGTTGCCGCAGAACAGGAGCTGGAAACCATAGAAGCGATGTACGAAACTGACGATTCCGTGGCCCAGTATTGTGATGCTCATTTTGGACCGGATAAATTCTCTGTGCCGAATTTTCCTGCGCAGTTGGTGAAAATCAGTCTTCAAGCCATGGCAGACCGGCCCAAACAACGTGCCCTTGATCTTGGCTGCGCGGTCGGTCGGGCCAGTTTCGAATTGGCCAAACATTTTGATTTTGTTACAGGTATCGACTTTTCAGCACGTTTTATCCGGATTGCCCATCAGCTGCAAGAAAAGGGCGTCACCCATTACCAACTGCCGGAAGAGGGAGAAATCGTCTCCTTCCATGAAGTACGACTGAGTGATTTGGGTCTCGCCGGACTTGCCGGCAAAATTGAGTTTTCGCAAGGGGATGCGCACAACCTGAAGCCGCAGTTTACCGACTATGATCTGGTCCTGGCAGCAAACCTGCTTGATCGTCTCTATGATCCGGCGCAGTTTTTGTTGGGCATTCATGAACGGATGCGTCCTGGGGGACTGCTGGTTATCGCTTCGCCTTACACCTGGCTGGAAGAGTTTACCAAAAAGGAAAACTGGATTGGCGGAATCCGTATTGCTGGTGAACCATTCAGTACCTTGGATGGCCTCAAGGAGAAGCTCGGCAGCCATTTCCGTTTGGTCAAAGAACCACGTGATATAGAATTTGTAATCCGTGAAACAGCACGCAAGTTTCAACATACGATCTCACAGGTGACTATCTGGGAGAAACTTCCCTGA
- a CDS encoding DMT family transporter, translated as MKSKKPLVSIILGTLIGASSGLFIKSISFSSLAFSGFRMGVPFLILLPMMIKKGLVLGPRVCRKKLWIGSLFNAARMLLYILAYKLTSIANGVVLLYLWPLFALLLEAAVRKKKLKLKEIGLLFLALAGVICLNLEKGFSLSPNDLMGSVCMVASAFIFAASALIFKDALADHSEVEVLYFQNALGAVVFLPFMLAELPGTAAVETGVAAIYGLLVGIIAFGCMFYAMKRMPMFQYGALTYLEVIFGVVLGMLFLQEGFNLFKGLGILMVLSASILSRFAGDSAEPAVDNADSGPAQCATMVSPESKR; from the coding sequence ATGAAATCGAAAAAACCTCTCGTCTCAATTATTCTGGGGACACTGATCGGCGCCTCGAGCGGTTTGTTTATTAAAAGCATCTCGTTCAGTTCCCTGGCCTTCAGCGGCTTCCGCATGGGAGTGCCTTTTCTCATTCTCCTGCCCATGATGATCAAAAAAGGCCTGGTCCTTGGTCCGAGAGTATGCCGGAAAAAACTCTGGATCGGCTCTCTGTTCAATGCGGCACGGATGCTTCTCTATATCCTGGCTTACAAACTGACCTCCATTGCCAACGGAGTGGTTCTGCTCTATCTGTGGCCCCTGTTTGCTTTGCTTCTGGAAGCAGCGGTCCGGAAAAAGAAGCTGAAACTTAAAGAGATCGGCCTGCTCTTTCTTGCCCTGGCGGGTGTGATCTGCCTGAACCTGGAGAAAGGATTCTCCCTCTCTCCGAATGACCTTATGGGAAGCGTCTGCATGGTTGCCTCAGCTTTTATCTTTGCTGCATCCGCCTTGATCTTCAAAGATGCGCTGGCGGATCACAGCGAAGTGGAAGTCCTCTACTTCCAGAATGCCCTGGGAGCAGTTGTCTTTTTACCCTTTATGCTGGCAGAGTTGCCAGGAACTGCGGCGGTGGAAACAGGAGTGGCTGCCATATATGGCCTGCTGGTGGGAATTATAGCTTTTGGCTGTATGTTCTACGCGATGAAGCGGATGCCGATGTTCCAGTACGGAGCCCTGACCTATCTCGAGGTCATCTTCGGCGTGGTTCTCGGCATGCTGTTTTTGCAGGAGGGGTTCAATCTGTTCAAGGGGCTGGGAATCCTCATGGTATTGAGCGCCAGCATCCTGTCCCGTTTTGCTGGTGATTCGGCTGAACCTGCTGTGGACAACGCCGACAGTGGCCCTGCCCAGTGTGCCACCATGGTTTCTCCGGAGAGTAAAAGATAA
- a CDS encoding sigma-54-dependent Fis family transcriptional regulator, with amino-acid sequence MAKILYIVPNEQGKIRINALLEEHRKDYIKSYPARSYVDVEVVVGIDAVPLVPRGLNADAIVARGILATNLIKAIPSVPVIRVPVTTADITLAVQALEKNGQLQHKIAVIGLGLVPYQIQRAEEICGKELILIEPHHHAAGTGAISDLFRYALENGCRHFIGGATVVKLAQSAGFQARLLHSSSESIWAALTQVQQISEIKRQSREHTVRFETIFNHSGEGIIAIDHEKKIVQINPTAAQILQVDEINSLGSSIEDIIPDSTFKSLLAKNRNYSNVLLKSKSNQIILNKDVTSLGNEEIGSILTFQEISRVQLRETKIRKRLHHRDHHAKHTFEHILGKSKIMCDTIGKAKSFAGVSSSVLIVGETGTGKELFAQSMHNASIRKDASFVAVNCAAIPDNLLESEFFGYIGGAFTGAAKEGKMGLFEIAHNGTIFLDEIAEIPLSLQSKLLRVIQEGEVMRLGHDKIIPVDVRIFCATNQNLWQLVEDGKFRADLYFRLSVLHLNIPSLKERQEDIEILADHFINQFSSSHALQKAHLTVAAKKTLRTYPWVGNIRELSNVCEQLIVLNQTGSIDKEEIQAVLKSRYQNHRNTQISPQPHKAEIFPPVSFSLHNQQRNLIIEALRENNFNRSKTAQSLGIDRSTLWRKMKEYNITPFSLG; translated from the coding sequence ATGGCGAAAATCCTCTATATTGTTCCTAATGAACAAGGAAAAATAAGAATAAATGCCCTACTTGAAGAGCATCGGAAGGATTATATAAAGTCTTACCCCGCAAGGAGCTATGTTGACGTTGAGGTCGTCGTCGGAATCGACGCCGTCCCTCTTGTCCCAAGAGGACTGAATGCCGATGCCATCGTTGCGCGCGGCATATTGGCAACCAATCTCATTAAGGCGATCCCTTCAGTCCCGGTTATCCGGGTACCAGTTACGACTGCCGACATAACCCTCGCGGTGCAAGCCCTGGAAAAAAATGGTCAGCTCCAGCATAAAATTGCCGTCATCGGACTGGGCCTTGTTCCTTATCAAATTCAAAGAGCCGAAGAGATCTGCGGCAAGGAGTTGATATTAATAGAACCTCACCACCATGCCGCCGGTACAGGCGCCATATCCGACCTTTTCAGATATGCCTTAGAAAATGGCTGTCGTCATTTCATAGGAGGAGCAACGGTCGTCAAGCTTGCACAGTCCGCCGGGTTCCAGGCAAGGCTATTACATTCAAGTTCAGAATCAATTTGGGCAGCTCTTACACAAGTTCAGCAAATTTCTGAAATTAAGCGTCAATCGCGTGAGCATACCGTACGTTTTGAAACAATTTTCAACCATTCTGGTGAAGGTATCATAGCGATAGATCATGAAAAGAAAATCGTGCAGATCAACCCTACTGCGGCCCAAATTCTCCAGGTCGATGAAATAAACTCGTTGGGTTCCAGCATTGAAGACATTATTCCTGATAGCACTTTCAAATCCCTGTTAGCAAAAAACAGGAATTATTCAAACGTCCTCCTGAAATCAAAAAGTAACCAAATCATATTAAACAAAGATGTCACATCACTTGGAAATGAAGAGATCGGAAGTATTTTAACGTTCCAGGAGATCTCCAGAGTTCAGCTGAGAGAAACCAAGATCCGTAAAAGATTACACCATAGGGATCACCATGCAAAACACACCTTTGAACACATTCTTGGCAAGAGCAAAATCATGTGCGACACCATTGGAAAAGCAAAATCATTTGCTGGCGTCTCCTCAAGCGTACTGATAGTCGGCGAAACAGGTACAGGAAAAGAGCTTTTCGCTCAGAGTATGCATAATGCCAGCATCAGAAAAGATGCATCTTTCGTTGCCGTAAACTGCGCAGCCATACCTGACAATCTGCTGGAAAGCGAATTTTTCGGTTATATTGGCGGTGCGTTCACGGGAGCAGCAAAAGAAGGAAAAATGGGTCTGTTTGAAATTGCTCACAATGGAACTATTTTCCTCGATGAAATTGCGGAAATACCATTAAGCTTACAAAGTAAATTACTGCGGGTCATTCAGGAAGGCGAAGTCATGCGTTTGGGACATGACAAGATCATTCCCGTCGATGTAAGAATATTTTGCGCCACCAATCAAAACCTTTGGCAACTGGTGGAAGATGGCAAGTTCAGGGCGGATCTGTATTTCCGCCTGTCCGTATTGCACCTGAATATTCCATCGCTAAAAGAACGACAAGAAGATATCGAAATTCTCGCAGATCACTTTATCAATCAATTTTCGTCCAGCCATGCCCTGCAAAAAGCACACTTAACCGTTGCGGCAAAAAAAACACTTCGCACTTACCCCTGGGTTGGAAATATCAGAGAATTAAGTAATGTCTGCGAACAACTCATAGTTCTGAATCAGACCGGATCAATTGATAAAGAGGAAATACAAGCAGTCTTGAAATCCAGATATCAGAACCACAGAAATACACAAATTTCTCCACAACCACATAAGGCTGAAATATTTCCCCCAGTGTCATTTTCTCTCCATAACCAGCAAAGAAACCTTATTATTGAGGCCCTTCGTGAAAATAATTTTAATCGCAGCAAAACGGCGCAGAGCCTGGGTATCGACCGATCCACCTTATGGAGAAAGATGAAAGAATATAATATTACTCCTTTCTCCCTTGGCTGA